The following is a genomic window from Desulfofarcimen acetoxidans DSM 771.
AAGGTTTACAACGAGCATGGTTCCCAAAAGGTGAGCAAAAAAAGATTAAGACCTATGGACACCATGCAAAAGTTACATTATACGGTGCTTTAAACTACTATACGGGTAAAGTTTTTTGTGTAAATTATGACAAAATCAATGCAGAAAAATTCAAAGATTTTCTTAAAAAATTGGTATCACATTTTTTAAAAGATGACATTTCTAAAATTTACATTGTTCTTGATAATGCAAGAGTTCATCATGCAAAATTACTTAAAGACTTTTTAGACGAGCATAAGGAT
Proteins encoded in this region:
- a CDS encoding IS630 family transposase, which produces MDASHIRDYQGLQRAWFPKGEQKKIKTYGHHAKVTLYGALNYYTGKVFCVNYDKINAEKFKDFLKKLVSHFLKDDISKIYIVLDNARVHHAKLLKDFLDEHKDHLFLKFLPPYSPNLNCIEELWKWLKNTAIYNRFHKNASEIQKSVDSFLEEIKCCSEDVKKRLCV